Part of the Verrucomicrobiota bacterium JB022 genome is shown below.
TGTAGGGAGGCGTGTCGGCCGCGTAGTCCGACCAGCGGATAGGCACGCGTACGGAGGCAAAGCCCTGCTCGGCAATGCGGTCGATCATCTTCGGGTCGGCTTTGACCACATCGGTCCACGAGCCATCGGCAGGCACTTCGAGCGTGTTGCCGAGGTTGATGCCCGGGCTGAGCGACTGGTTGAGCTCGTGGATGTCTTTCGCCGCGAGCGGCAAGGCCAGCGCAAGGGCGAACAGGCCAAGAAGGGAGCGTTGGTTCATCGGAGTATCAAGGGGGTTAGAAGGGAAAAGATCAGGATTCGAGCGCGCGGGCTTTGAGCGAGGCTTCCATCTCGACCTCGACCTTGCGCGTAATGCCGTAGAAAAACACGAGCCCAGCCGCCACCACCGCCACCGCCGACGGGATGAAAGACATCATGAGCCGCAAGCCCTCGATCGTCGTCTCGCTCTGCGCCACGTTGGCCTTGAAGCCGTAGTAGCCCAGCAGCCAGCCCGCGATCCCCGGCCCGATGGCCCAGCCCGCCTTTTGCGAAAAAGTGCCAGCCGAGAACACTAGCCCGGTGAAGCGCCGCCCGCACTTCCACTCCGAATAATCGGCCGTATCGGCGATCATCGACCAGAAGAGCGGCATCAGCGGCCCCATCATGAACGAGGTTATGGCCTGCAACACGAGGATGTAAGTCACCGCGCCCGGCCCCGCAAAGTAGTAGAGACACGCCGTCGCAGCGGTGAGCAGAGTCAGCCAGACGTAAGCACTGCGCTTCGAGCCGAAGACATCCGTCAGCAGCTTGGTGCAGGCGACACCGGCCAGCGTCGCAAGGGTGCCGACGAGGTTGAAAGTGGTGGCCAGCTTGACGAATTCGCTGGTTTCCTCCACCGCCCCTACCACGTAGTAGCGGAAATAGTAGAGGATCGAGGCATCGCGTAGCGCGATCCAGATAATCGTCGTGACGCCAATAAAAATCATCGCCACCCACGGCTTGTTGCGCACCAGTTGGGCCAGGTCTTTGCCAATGTCGGACTTCTGTTCCTTGGGCGGCTGAACGCGCTCACGGGTGGAGGCAAAGGTGAAAAGGAACATGCCGCCGGCCATCAGCGCATAGAGCACCATCGTCCAGACGTAGCCTGCCTGGGTGGCCGTCTGGCCGTCGGCGCTACCGCCAAGCCACACCACGAGCACGAGGATCGTGCCCTGCACCAGGAAATTGGCCCCATAGGCGCCGTAGAAGCGGAACGACGAAAGGATCGTGCGCTCCGCCGAATTCGGCGTCATGACGCCCATCAACGCCCCGTATGGGATGTTGATCATCGTGTAAAAGACCATCGCCAGCGTGTAGGTGATGTAGATGTAGACGATCTGCCACGCCTGAGCGACATCTGGCACCGTAAACACGAGAATGCCGCTGATCGCATAGGGCAGGATCATCCAGCGCAGCCAGGGGCGGAATTTGCCATGAGGGGACTTGGTGCGGTCGCAGAGGATCCCCATCAACGGGTCGTTCGCAGCATCGAAGATGCGCGTAACGATGAGCATCGTGCCGATCACAGCCGCCTCGATCCCGATGATGTCGGTATAAAAGAACATCAGGAACGACGAGAAGGTCTTGAAGAACAAGACCGAGGCGAAATCGCCGGAGGCATAGCCCAGCTTTTCGCGCAGGCCAAGCCTGCCGTCGGGCGTCATGGCGGGAGCTTTGGAATCTACAGGGGGCGTCATGGGATCAGGAGGAGTCAAAAGGCGGCTGCGCAACGAAAGGGGGTATTGCGACAGCGCATGCAAACGGGGCTGAAGCGATCTAACGCCTCGCCAGGCTTTCGCCGAGTCAAAAAAAAAGGGACCGTCGAAGTGGAGTAGCGGGAGCCTGGACCGGCTGGCCCAGGCCCCCTTACTGATCTGTAGCGCTACTCCTTATCGACTATCCCCTTGTCGATAAGAGCGTTCCGAGAGGTTCGATTTCTCTAGAAACTGATGGTGTTGGTGAGGAACCAGCTGGTGCCTTCCTTGATGCGGAAACCACCGGGCGAGCCGTCGGGCTGCACCGTCACCGGGATGAGCTCGTTGTCGGCGAAGGCGTTGCGCACGTTCAGCTGGATGCGCCAGCGGAGGTTGCGCGGCAAGTCGCGCTGGTAGCCCACCCAGAAGTCGAAGTCGCTCTCGGCATCGCCGTAGTATTTCTTGCTGAGGTCGTAGCGATAGCCGACGGACGAATCAGGATCTTCCGCGATGCCGTAGCCGAGCAGGATCTCGTCTTGCCAGCGGTAGGCTCCCCCGACGTTGACGCCTTTGAGCGGCCCTTCGCTGAAGCTGTAGTTCGTGACGACGTTGACGCGCCAGGGGCGCAGCTCGGCCACATTGGAGCCTTCCAGGAGCTGCTGGAGCTGGTAGTTGCCATAGAACTCGCTCTCGAACTTGCCTCGTAAAGTCTCCGTGCCAGCACCACCCCACCAGAAGCGAGCGTCACCACCCGGACCTTGGTAAAAGGCATAGCGTTGGTCGACCCAGGCGGCGATGGACTCCGCGATGTTGAAGCGCGTGGCTTCCGTCTTGGCTGCGTTGATGGTGACGTTCCAATTGGGGGTGATCTGGGTCGTCAACTCGAACTCAATACCTTCGGAATGGGTGTCGCCTGTGACGGTGACATCCTGCAGATAGGTGATGTTGATTCCACCCGAGGTATCGCCCGCCGCCCACTGGTTGAGGTTGTAGCCCCAGGCCTGCTGCAGGCTTTGCGGCGGCGGATTGTCGATGATCGCGTTGACGGTCTCCAGCATCGCGTCGCGGGCTTCCTCAACCGTCTGCCCCTCCTGCGGCTCATAGGGCAGGAAGAAGTTACCGCCTTCATTGAAGTTGGAGGTGAAGGAACCATAGGGGCGGCCCAACTCGTAGGCCGTTTTGGCCTGCACCGCAAACTGGTAGGCCCAGGCCTCGCCATACCCAAGCAGATAGTCGTTGGTGACCGCATTGGAGAGGGTGGCGTTGGTCACGTCGGTCTCGTACCAGTTGACCTTGAAGATCACGCGATTTTCAAGGGCACTGACAGTGAAGCCATACTCGGTTGTTTCGCCGGTGGGCGACTGCAGCGGGTTGCCCAGTGGGTCGACGCGCTCGGGCTGGGGCCGGAAATTGGAGCTTTCGCCATAGTGGACGGAGAGGTCGAGGCCGTATGGCAGTTTTTCGCGAATGGAATCCGGCATGTGGAGCACGACGCCCCAGGTCAGGCTTTCGTCCTCCACTTCGGCATAGCGGCGATTCGTGTCCGGGATGGTCGGGTAGGCATCAGCCGCGCTATCGGGAATATACCAGCCGGTCTCACCCGGCAAACCGCCTCCAGAGGTGGCATAAAGCGCCTTGTCCTCGCGCCAGCCTACGGTCGGCACGATAAGCCCGTCCATCAGGAACCCTTGCCATACGAGCGAGTAGGAATCGATCTCGTTATGGGACATGGAAGTGCCGCCAGGCGTATAGAGAGCGGTGCGATCTCCACGTTCTGCGTTCAGGATCGCGAGTTGCGTATCCGTCCAGCCTTGGTAGCGGTCGAGATCGTCCATCGGCAAGCCCGGATTGACAACATCGAGGCTGAACAGCGGGATCGTGCCGCCGGTGGGGTTACGAATGGCACCAATGCGGGGAACACTGAGATTTCCGAGGGAAACGCCGAAAAGTGGATCGGTCAGATAGCTGAGGGTCGAGACCTGGCGTTCGCCTTCACTGACTGCCAGCTTGTCGGCGGGGAAGTAGTCTTCTTCCGCTGCGAAACGCTCCCAGGCATACGAATCGACGTCGTAATCCATGGTGGTATAGACGCCGGTAAAGAGGTGCCGCCCCAGGATGCGCGTCAGAAGACTGTCTGCTTCCATGAAGTCGGAGAAGTCGAGCTCGCCGTAGGCAGTCACACGATCGGTCGTGCGTTCGCTGTGGCGGCTATCGTTGGAGCCACCGCGCGAGGCAACCATGGCGCGGCCCACATTGGGGTTGGGCTGGCCGTTCGGCAGCGTCGCCATGACATCGACGGTCAACGCGTAGCCGCTGCCACTGATGGTCTGCATTTGGCCTCGGTCCACCTCCTGGTAGTCCCGGGCGTACTCAATGCCCACCCGGTGATCGAAGAAGCTCTGGAGAATGGTGAAGTTGTAAGCCTCGAAATCGGTCCACTCGCGCTTGTTCGGGCCGTCGAGCAGGTTGTTGTAAAAGTCGAAGATGTTGTCGTCGGTCAGCAGCTTCTCCTTAAAGGCACCGATCTGGTGGCCGGGAAGCTGGGCGAGGCGGGCATACTCTTCATACGTCTGAATCCCGTACCAGGCCTGGAACGGCACGCCCCCAAAGCCATCGGGGACAGCAGCAGTGGCCTCCCACTGCCCCGGCATGATGAAGGCTTGATCCCGCGAACTATTGTTGGGGAAGATGACCATCGGCCCGCCAAAGTAGTCGCCGCCACGGCCCGCGACCCAAGGCTGGTAATTGGGGTTCGTTACCGCCGTCGAGCCTTCGCGCTGGAGCGTGCGATTGACTGCGCCGTAGTCGGCAGGCTGACCAAGCTCGAGCCATTCGTCGTAGCTGGTCCCGTGCATGTTGATCGCACCATAGGTCTGCTGGTTCAGCTCCGTGAACCAAGGGGTGATTCGGTCGATCGGCGGAGTGGAGCGCGGACGGTTGGAGCGGATCTCGCCGTTCTCGTAGTTGAACTTGATCGTGGTACTGGCGTTCTCGAACTTGAGCAGCTTCGGATCCCAGCGGGCAGAGCCAAAGACGCGCTTGTCGCGCTCGAAAGCGGGCTTTTGCTGGAATTTTTCATCCTCATAGAGGCCGATGACTCGCACCGCCAGCTCGTCATCGAGGACTTCGACATTGTAGTCAC
Proteins encoded:
- a CDS encoding MFS transporter, which gives rise to MTPPVDSKAPAMTPDGRLGLREKLGYASGDFASVLFFKTFSSFLMFFYTDIIGIEAAVIGTMLIVTRIFDAANDPLMGILCDRTKSPHGKFRPWLRWMILPYAISGILVFTVPDVAQAWQIVYIYITYTLAMVFYTMINIPYGALMGVMTPNSAERTILSSFRFYGAYGANFLVQGTILVLVVWLGGSADGQTATQAGYVWTMVLYALMAGGMFLFTFASTRERVQPPKEQKSDIGKDLAQLVRNKPWVAMIFIGVTTIIWIALRDASILYYFRYYVVGAVEETSEFVKLATTFNLVGTLATLAGVACTKLLTDVFGSKRSAYVWLTLLTAATACLYYFAGPGAVTYILVLQAITSFMMGPLMPLFWSMIADTADYSEWKCGRRFTGLVFSAGTFSQKAGWAIGPGIAGWLLGYYGFKANVAQSETTIEGLRLMMSFIPSAVAVVAAGLVFFYGITRKVEVEMEASLKARALES
- a CDS encoding TonB-dependent receptor plug domain-containing protein produces the protein MIVSPRMFSRAYWLLGMLLPAAAVFAQTPAATQTADSEEVFELSPFEITSSGDIGYAATETLAGTRLRTELRDVANSITVVNEKFIQDTGVTDTQSLLVYTTGTEVGGLQGNYLGAGDASRLREQSAVAPQNNTRVRGLDSADNVRNFFLSDIPWDGYNVGRVDLQRGANSMLFGIGSPAGIINTNLREAQYNTMGEVEYRFSEHDSHRVSGDYNVEVLDDELAVRVIGLYEDEKFQQKPAFERDKRVFGSARWDPKLLKFENASTTIKFNYENGEIRSNRPRSTPPIDRITPWFTELNQQTYGAINMHGTSYDEWLELGQPADYGAVNRTLQREGSTAVTNPNYQPWVAGRGGDYFGGPMVIFPNNSSRDQAFIMPGQWEATAAVPDGFGGVPFQAWYGIQTYEEYARLAQLPGHQIGAFKEKLLTDDNIFDFYNNLLDGPNKREWTDFEAYNFTILQSFFDHRVGIEYARDYQEVDRGQMQTISGSGYALTVDVMATLPNGQPNPNVGRAMVASRGGSNDSRHSERTTDRVTAYGELDFSDFMEADSLLTRILGRHLFTGVYTTMDYDVDSYAWERFAAEEDYFPADKLAVSEGERQVSTLSYLTDPLFGVSLGNLSVPRIGAIRNPTGGTIPLFSLDVVNPGLPMDDLDRYQGWTDTQLAILNAERGDRTALYTPGGTSMSHNEIDSYSLVWQGFLMDGLIVPTVGWREDKALYATSGGGLPGETGWYIPDSAADAYPTIPDTNRRYAEVEDESLTWGVVLHMPDSIREKLPYGLDLSVHYGESSNFRPQPERVDPLGNPLQSPTGETTEYGFTVSALENRVIFKVNWYETDVTNATLSNAVTNDYLLGYGEAWAYQFAVQAKTAYELGRPYGSFTSNFNEGGNFFLPYEPQEGQTVEEARDAMLETVNAIIDNPPPQSLQQAWGYNLNQWAAGDTSGGINITYLQDVTVTGDTHSEGIEFELTTQITPNWNVTINAAKTEATRFNIAESIAAWVDQRYAFYQGPGGDARFWWGGAGTETLRGKFESEFYGNYQLQQLLEGSNVAELRPWRVNVVTNYSFSEGPLKGVNVGGAYRWQDEILLGYGIAEDPDSSVGYRYDLSKKYYGDAESDFDFWVGYQRDLPRNLRWRIQLNVRNAFADNELIPVTVQPDGSPGGFRIKEGTSWFLTNTISF